Proteins from one Chitinivorax tropicus genomic window:
- a CDS encoding sugar ABC transporter substrate-binding protein produces the protein MTTRRHTLKLLALAVAVGALPFQHASAAGNAKPKVALVMKSLANEFFRTMEDGAKAHQKQNAAKYDLVANGIKDETDTAGQIKIVEQMIAQRVDAIVIAPADSKALVPAMKNAIDKGILVVNIDNRFDGAALKEKNISVPFVGPDNRAGAKLVGDHLAKQLKSGDKVGVIEGVSTTFNAQQRTLGFQDAMKAAGVQVVSVQSGQWEIEKGNTVAAAMLREYPDLKALLCGNDNMALGAVAAVKSAGKTDKVKIVGYDNISAVKPMLANGRIVATADQYAAKQAVFGIETALKALADKTPQQSLPASVQTAVDLVTK, from the coding sequence ATGACCACCCGCCGTCACACCCTGAAGCTGCTCGCACTGGCCGTCGCCGTCGGTGCCTTACCATTCCAGCATGCCAGCGCCGCCGGCAATGCCAAGCCTAAAGTCGCACTGGTCATGAAGTCATTGGCCAATGAATTCTTCCGCACCATGGAAGATGGCGCCAAGGCGCACCAGAAGCAGAATGCAGCAAAGTATGACCTGGTCGCCAACGGCATCAAGGACGAAACCGACACCGCAGGGCAGATCAAGATCGTTGAACAGATGATTGCGCAGCGCGTGGACGCTATCGTGATCGCCCCAGCGGACTCGAAGGCGCTGGTACCCGCCATGAAAAATGCCATCGACAAGGGCATTCTGGTGGTGAACATCGACAACCGTTTCGATGGGGCTGCTCTGAAAGAGAAGAACATCAGCGTGCCCTTTGTCGGCCCGGATAACCGCGCTGGCGCGAAACTGGTGGGCGACCACTTGGCCAAGCAATTGAAGAGTGGCGACAAAGTCGGCGTCATCGAAGGTGTTTCGACCACGTTCAATGCACAACAGCGCACGCTGGGCTTCCAGGATGCGATGAAAGCTGCCGGGGTGCAGGTGGTCTCGGTGCAGTCTGGCCAATGGGAAATCGAGAAGGGCAATACGGTCGCCGCTGCCATGCTGCGCGAGTACCCTGATCTGAAGGCCCTGCTGTGCGGCAACGACAACATGGCACTGGGTGCGGTGGCGGCGGTCAAATCAGCTGGCAAGACCGACAAGGTCAAGATCGTCGGCTACGACAACATCTCTGCCGTCAAGCCGATGCTGGCCAATGGCCGCATCGTGGCCACTGCGGATCAATACGCGGCCAAGCAGGCGGTGTTCGGCATCGAGACTGCGCTCAAGGCCCTGGCAGACAAAACACCTCAGCAGTCATTGCCGGCATCGGTTCAAACAGCTGTCGATCTGGTCACCAAGTAA
- a CDS encoding sugar ABC transporter ATP-binding protein — translation MTPPTPLLSVNGVAKHYATPVLSDIDLTLSAGEVLALTGENGAGKSTLSKIICGLVPPTLGSLTLSGQPYQPTSRSHAEKLGVRMVMQELSLIPTLSVAENLLLDKLPQRFGLINRRVLHEQAARQMAAIGLDNIDPSAPVGSLGIGHQQMVEIARNLVGDCKLLILDEPTAMLTDREIAHLFVQIAKLKACGVGIIYISHRLDELQRIADRVAVLRDGRLVDVRPMAGVTQDELVQRMVGKTVDEGAGRPRRQAGAVRLAARQLRRGELVQDVDLELRGGEIMGLAGLVGAGRTELLRLIFGADRKEGGELYLDQAATAVTIDSPMAAIRHGIGLVTEDRKAQGLLLNQPIRINTTLANLKPVNRHGWLNQTAELSITQHLADLLRVKCQSVEQPVGELSGGNQQKVVFARWLHRDCNVLLLDEPTRGVDIGARADLYQELDRLAAAGKALLMVSSDLRELMTVCDRIGVMSAGRLVAIFERGQWTEQGLLEACFSGYANLNRTQHAATTHH, via the coding sequence ATGACGCCCCCTACCCCATTATTGAGCGTCAACGGTGTCGCCAAGCACTATGCTACCCCGGTGCTGAGCGATATCGATCTGACGCTGTCCGCCGGTGAAGTGCTGGCCTTGACCGGTGAAAACGGCGCGGGCAAAAGCACGCTCTCCAAGATCATATGCGGCTTGGTGCCGCCGACACTGGGCTCATTGACCCTGTCTGGGCAGCCTTATCAGCCGACATCCCGTAGCCATGCCGAGAAACTGGGCGTGCGCATGGTCATGCAGGAACTCAGCCTGATCCCTACGTTGAGCGTGGCGGAAAACCTGTTGCTGGATAAGCTGCCGCAACGATTTGGTCTGATCAACCGCCGTGTCTTACATGAACAGGCCGCCAGGCAGATGGCCGCCATTGGCCTGGACAATATCGACCCCAGCGCTCCAGTCGGCAGCCTGGGCATCGGTCACCAGCAGATGGTGGAAATCGCACGCAATCTGGTTGGTGATTGCAAACTGCTGATTCTGGACGAACCCACCGCCATGTTGACCGACCGTGAGATTGCGCACCTGTTTGTGCAGATCGCCAAGCTCAAGGCTTGCGGCGTAGGCATCATCTATATCTCCCACCGGCTGGACGAGCTGCAACGCATTGCGGATCGGGTCGCGGTGCTGCGCGATGGGCGGCTGGTGGATGTGCGCCCGATGGCAGGCGTCACACAAGACGAGCTGGTACAGCGCATGGTCGGCAAGACCGTGGACGAAGGCGCCGGACGCCCGCGCCGCCAGGCCGGGGCGGTGCGTCTGGCCGCCCGGCAACTGCGGCGTGGCGAGCTGGTACAAGATGTCGATCTGGAGCTACGCGGCGGTGAAATCATGGGCCTGGCTGGCTTGGTTGGCGCAGGCCGTACTGAATTACTGCGGCTGATCTTTGGTGCGGATCGCAAGGAAGGCGGCGAGCTGTATCTCGACCAGGCAGCCACAGCGGTGACCATTGATTCGCCGATGGCTGCCATCCGCCATGGCATCGGCCTGGTCACGGAGGACCGCAAGGCACAGGGCCTGCTGCTGAATCAACCGATTCGCATCAACACCACACTGGCCAATCTGAAGCCCGTCAATCGTCATGGTTGGCTCAATCAGACAGCCGAGCTGTCCATCACCCAGCACTTGGCAGACCTGCTGCGCGTGAAATGCCAATCGGTCGAGCAGCCTGTCGGTGAGCTGTCCGGTGGCAACCAGCAGAAGGTCGTATTCGCGCGCTGGCTGCATCGCGACTGCAATGTACTGCTATTGGACGAACCCACGCGCGGGGTCGATATCGGCGCCCGTGCCGACCTGTATCAAGAGTTGGATCGACTGGCTGCGGCGGGCAAGGCCTTGCTGATGGTATCCAGCGACTTGCGCGAGTTGATGACAGTCTGCGACCGGATCGGCGTGATGAGCGCAGGCAGGCTGGTCGCCATTTTCGAACGCGGCCAATGGACCGAACAAGGCTTGCTGGAAGCATGCTTCAGCGGTTACGCCAACCTGAACCGCACCCAACACGCGGCAACAACGCATCATTGA
- a CDS encoding ABC transporter permease — protein MQSSTQTLRNQSTGKPTGGKLGGAMGTYIGLLGTLAAMIALFGTLSQYFLTMDTFVTIANDIPALAVMAVGMTFVLVIAGIDLSVGSVMALGGAVTAIALQQWQWGVWPAALLGLVVGLVCGLINGVVSVGWRLPSFIVSLGMLEIARGSAYIATDSRTQYIGTTVEWLSAPIAGSISPAFILAVLVVIAGQIILTRTVFGRYMIGIGTNEEAMRLAGVDPRPVKIAVFALIGVLAAVAGLMQTSRLEAADPNMGVGIELQVIAAVVIGGTSLMGGRGSVINTFFGVLIIAVLEAGLAQVGASEPTKRIITGCVIVAAVVLDMYRERRRARKG, from the coding sequence ATGCAATCTTCTACACAAACCCTGCGCAATCAATCCACGGGAAAACCCACCGGCGGCAAGCTGGGGGGCGCCATGGGAACCTATATCGGACTGCTGGGCACGCTGGCCGCGATGATCGCGCTGTTTGGCACGCTGAGCCAATATTTCCTGACCATGGATACCTTTGTCACCATTGCCAATGACATCCCAGCGCTGGCTGTCATGGCGGTCGGCATGACCTTTGTGCTGGTCATCGCAGGCATCGACTTATCGGTCGGCTCGGTGATGGCGCTGGGTGGCGCAGTCACGGCCATCGCGCTGCAGCAATGGCAATGGGGTGTCTGGCCTGCGGCCCTGCTGGGCTTGGTGGTCGGGCTGGTATGCGGCTTGATCAACGGCGTGGTGTCTGTCGGCTGGCGTCTGCCTTCATTCATCGTGTCACTGGGCATGTTGGAAATTGCCCGTGGCAGCGCTTACATCGCGACGGACTCCCGCACCCAATATATCGGCACCACCGTGGAATGGCTCAGCGCCCCCATTGCGGGCAGCATTTCGCCTGCCTTCATCCTGGCCGTGCTGGTGGTGATCGCCGGGCAGATCATCCTCACCCGCACTGTGTTTGGCCGTTACATGATCGGCATCGGCACCAATGAGGAAGCCATGCGACTGGCTGGGGTCGATCCACGCCCAGTCAAGATTGCGGTATTTGCGCTGATCGGTGTACTGGCTGCAGTGGCAGGCCTGATGCAGACCTCTCGCCTGGAAGCCGCCGACCCCAATATGGGCGTCGGTATCGAGCTGCAGGTGATTGCAGCCGTGGTCATCGGCGGAACCAGTCTGATGGGGGGACGCGGGTCGGTCATCAACACCTTCTTCGGCGTGCTGATCATCGCAGTGCTAGAGGCGGGCCTGGCCCAAGTCGGCGCCAGCGAGCCGACCAAGCGCATCATCACTGGCTGCGTCATCGTCGCCGCCGTGGTGCTGGACATGTACCGTGAACGCCGCCGTGCGCGCAAAGGTTGA
- a CDS encoding LacI family DNA-binding transcriptional regulator, whose translation MATMKEVAHRAGVSVTTVSHVLNGTRHVSDDARNRIEQAIRELSYVPSAVARSLKHNVTHTIGMMIPNSSNPYFAEILRVIEARCFDAGYNVILCNSDDNPHKQSVYLRVLTERRIDGLIVVTSGEDAGLPALLTDLHLPMVLVDREMDNIHCDLVEVSHIQGGYLATQHLLTLGHRHIACISGPSEISPSDQRIAGWQLAMGEAGIEPADDALWRSDFTSRGGYQAMHALLRQPQPPSAVFVCNDLMAIGAMCAAYELGIRVPDQLSIIGFDDIDLASFSSPPLTTVSQPKERIGAIAVDMLLEHIQGRRDEPRRIVLQPELRFRSSTAPFAPPGTPARRSKTTLNNR comes from the coding sequence ATGGCAACCATGAAGGAAGTCGCCCACCGGGCTGGCGTGTCGGTCACTACCGTATCACATGTGCTGAACGGCACCCGACATGTGAGCGACGACGCCAGGAACCGGATCGAGCAGGCGATCCGTGAGTTGTCCTATGTGCCCAGCGCGGTCGCACGTAGCCTCAAGCATAACGTGACGCACACCATCGGCATGATGATCCCCAACAGCTCGAACCCGTATTTCGCTGAGATATTACGGGTCATCGAGGCGCGTTGTTTCGATGCGGGTTATAACGTCATCCTGTGCAATTCGGACGACAACCCGCACAAGCAGAGCGTGTACTTGCGGGTGCTGACCGAGCGGCGCATCGATGGGCTGATCGTCGTCACCTCGGGCGAAGACGCCGGGCTGCCTGCGCTGCTGACCGACCTGCACCTACCCATGGTGCTGGTGGATCGTGAAATGGACAATATCCACTGCGATCTGGTCGAAGTCAGCCACATTCAGGGCGGATACCTGGCCACCCAGCACCTGCTGACGCTGGGGCATCGTCACATCGCCTGCATCAGCGGCCCCAGCGAGATCTCACCCAGCGATCAACGGATTGCCGGCTGGCAGCTGGCAATGGGTGAGGCCGGAATCGAGCCAGCGGATGATGCACTCTGGCGCAGTGACTTCACCAGTCGCGGCGGCTATCAGGCCATGCATGCCCTGCTCCGCCAGCCACAGCCACCCAGTGCGGTCTTCGTCTGCAACGATCTGATGGCGATAGGCGCCATGTGTGCGGCTTACGAATTGGGTATCCGTGTCCCGGATCAGCTGTCGATCATTGGCTTTGACGACATCGACCTGGCGTCATTCAGCAGCCCGCCGCTGACGACCGTGTCGCAGCCCAAGGAACGCATTGGCGCCATTGCCGTGGACATGTTGCTGGAGCACATCCAAGGCCGCCGCGACGAGCCGCGCCGCATCGTATTGCAGCCTGAGCTGCGCTTTCGCAGCTCGACCGCACCTTTTGCCCCGCCGGGTACGCCGGCCCGGCGCAGCAAAACCACATTGAACAACCGTTAG
- the rbsK gene encoding ribokinase, with the protein MTTYKPSTRRLVVVGSLNMDLVMRVPRAPEAGETLTGYDFATHPGGKGANQAVACARLGGEVSLIGRLGNDAFGQVLRDGLIAEGISDDTVGSDDRAATGVAMIMVDDAAQNRITLAPGANAKLTPAHIDAQAGLFDGAAMLILQLEVPMPTVLHAATLARRHGCPVLLNPAPATSLPDAIWPMIDYLVPNETEATLLTGIIVTDPASAGEAAKRLLDKGVRNVLITLGSQGVLLANGQGTEHLPAFVVKAIDTTAAGDTFIGGLAAGLAEGMSLSDAARLGQRAASISVTRHGAQPSIPYRAELNS; encoded by the coding sequence ATGACCACATACAAACCATCTACACGCCGTCTCGTTGTTGTTGGTAGTCTGAACATGGACCTGGTGATGCGCGTCCCACGTGCGCCAGAGGCCGGTGAAACCCTGACCGGGTACGACTTTGCCACCCATCCAGGTGGCAAAGGTGCCAATCAGGCGGTGGCCTGCGCCCGATTGGGTGGCGAGGTCAGCTTGATCGGTCGGCTGGGCAATGACGCATTCGGTCAGGTATTGCGTGATGGCCTGATCGCGGAAGGCATCTCGGATGACACCGTGGGCAGCGATGACCGGGCAGCCACTGGCGTTGCCATGATCATGGTGGATGACGCCGCGCAGAACCGCATCACCCTGGCCCCGGGTGCAAACGCCAAGCTGACACCCGCCCACATCGATGCCCAGGCAGGGCTGTTCGATGGCGCGGCGATGTTGATCCTGCAACTGGAAGTACCCATGCCCACCGTGCTGCACGCTGCCACGCTCGCCCGCCGGCATGGTTGCCCCGTGCTGCTCAACCCAGCGCCCGCGACCAGCTTGCCCGATGCCATCTGGCCAATGATCGATTACCTGGTGCCTAATGAGACAGAAGCCACGCTATTGACCGGCATCATAGTCACTGACCCGGCCAGCGCTGGCGAAGCCGCAAAACGATTGCTGGATAAGGGCGTCCGCAATGTGCTGATCACATTGGGCTCACAAGGTGTGCTGCTTGCCAATGGACAAGGCACCGAACATCTGCCAGCGTTTGTGGTTAAAGCCATCGACACCACGGCGGCGGGTGACACCTTCATCGGCGGCTTGGCTGCCGGCCTGGCAGAGGGCATGAGCCTGTCCGATGCCGCCCGCCTAGGCCAACGTGCCGCGTCGATCAGCGTCACTCGCCACGGCGCACAACCGTCCATCCCATATCGTGCCGAGCTGAATAGTTGA
- the rbsD gene encoding D-ribose pyranase — protein MKKTPLLHPDLSDAIARLGHGDMLVIADAGLPIPDGPRRIDLAVTPGLPGLDAVLEVVLGEMQAEYATIASELGDRNPVVAQQVAQRLGGLAIRQLDHEQFKQLTRAARVIVRTGECTPYANVILHAGVVF, from the coding sequence ATGAAGAAGACCCCACTGCTACACCCTGATCTGTCCGATGCCATTGCCCGCCTGGGGCATGGTGACATGCTGGTGATCGCTGATGCTGGCTTACCGATCCCCGACGGGCCACGCCGGATCGATCTGGCAGTGACGCCGGGGCTGCCCGGCCTGGATGCAGTGTTGGAGGTAGTGCTGGGAGAAATGCAGGCCGAGTACGCCACCATCGCATCCGAGCTGGGCGACCGCAATCCCGTCGTGGCGCAACAGGTGGCACAGCGCCTGGGCGGTCTCGCCATCCGACAGCTCGATCATGAACAATTCAAGCAGTTGACCCGGGCCGCGCGCGTTATCGTCAGAACCGGCGAATGCACCCCGTATGCGAATGTGATCTTACACGCGGGCGTGGTGTTCTGA